The Syngnathoides biaculeatus isolate LvHL_M chromosome 16, ASM1980259v1, whole genome shotgun sequence DNA segment GCAACGGAACAATCTCTTTCATTGTCATTTGTTGAAGAGGTCTTCAGCGTCTCCTCTTGGATTTGAGACTCCATGGAGACGACGTCCTTCCGCCGCAGAGAACGAAGCGAGGGCAGAGGGTAACCTTGACGCAAAAGTTCATCGTAACCCGTTTTTCCACAAGCATTTCTAAGCTTCAGGGCTTTTCTGTACGTATCCATTGACCACTTGAAGGAACACGATGACTTCTTACTCATATTCTCGAGCTGGTTATTGTTAAACACCATCATCATTTTCTCCTGCATTACAGACCGCTCATTTGCTATTGATCTTCTTAAGCGTTGTTCATACCGAAGCTTCCTTTGTAAGATGAGGTTTTGAGCTTGAAGTTTGCGAATCTGGTCATCAGGATTTAGAGGAACAATGGTTATAGTGGGTGGCGCAGGTACAGCAGGGACAGGATTGACCACATCTTGAGCTGCTACCTCTGCTTTAATGATATCAGCCATATTGTTGTCTGAAAGaagtaaaataagataaaaatatgtatataaataccttaattaaaaaaagatattgcaATGTACAGATCTTAAAACACGTTGGTTCTGCTTGTATTGTTAAAATAGCTGTCAAGTAGAAACCTCGTACAGTCCGTCCAAATAAATTTTCtagccatcctttttctgaggcgcttatcctcacaagtgtcagaGGCATGCTGGGGCCTACCCCAGGTATCttcagccaggaggcggggtgcaccctgaactggttgccagccaaaatcAATACTATTGGGAAGCACATTTGGTTACTGGTTAGCAGATCCGGGTCACAGCTGTGAGGACTCAGCCTTccccggagtttgcatgttcaactcgtgtctgtgggttttctctgtgtactcgagcttcctcccacatccccaaaacatgcatgataggttacttgaagactttaaattgcccataggtattaATGTGAGTTGTtggttgtctacatgtgccctgcgattgcctggggagcagttcagggtgtacctggcctctcgcccagagtcaactgggataggcgccagcacaccTCTGACcccaatgaggataagcagaaaatggatgcctggATAGATAGCATTGGTGTgttcctacattttttttacgcATTACTAATAAATTTAAAGTTTTCAAACACTCTTCTGTCGTAAAACAGCACCTTTCTCCTTACTGTGCAGGAGCAGTGCAGCATAATTCATGGTTGAAAATATGGGAGAgttttgctttgatttaaaaaaaaatggatcattgTAATGCTTAAGTTCAGATGGAAGCATATCAACCATAAATGTAAATTTGTGACCAGattattcttccattttccaagacgcttatcctcacaagggtcacgtgagtgcgggagccaatctcagctatcCCAGCTTTTACACTAGTTAGTCAGCTTGTTGTTTCTTATTCTGTTGCATTTCTTTTGGTTGTTATacttgcaccaaaaaaaaaaaaaaaagtttgaatgtaATTTTGGGGTGGGGTTGCGTTGATGTGTGTGCATAAATGTATGTCATAGCAATTCTAGGTACAATGCCAACAATGTGGTATTTGGTAACTTaaccaaaattgtgtttttattttctgtatttcttgtaaccttttcattttgaaaatccaACAATTCCACCTAATAGTGACGATATTTGGGGTTGCTAATTATTTCAGTAATAATGGTCCGTGAGATAGGTGAATGAAAAAATGGACGTTCACATAAAATTTCTGAGGTTGTAGCATTCTCAACAATACTAACCTGAAACTGAAAGTTCAGCTGCGCCACACCCACAATTATATTTTTGAGCATACGGATGATCCAGCTCGTTCCAAAATTTGGGAGGATCAGGCTCTACTCTTTGCTTTCTGGGTCGTCTTGCTGCAACTTTCTTAGTGTGTGCAAAAATGTTAGGCACAGCGTTCCATTTCAAAGGTTTCTCAGGATGGTTCAACTCTCTTTGGGTATGGTCAAAATGTTtctgaaatacagtacaaaaaacatttggaatatttctaTTACACAAATAATATAAGTATAGAGGCTTTCCCACAGCATGAAACTTTGCAGGAAGTACCCTAAACTTCCAGTCATTtagttggagaaaaaaaacaacttccatccttccaatcacaaaagaaaaaatatatatattttttcattattttaatgcaaACACATTTACAGACACCGAATACGTCACTGTTGTAtttgaaaacagacaaaaactgACCAtgaatgtcatgtttttattgAACCTTATCCAAGGAATGTATTTGCGATACTAATCTGACTGCAGACAGCAGAATAAACCAAAAtggcccctacgtgtgattgcgagtgcaactgttgtctgtctccatgtgccttgcgactggctggcaaccagttcagggtgtaacctgcctcctgcccgatgacaggtggggttggctccagcactcctgcgaccctcgtgaggataagcggctcagaaaatggatgaatggatggacattccAGTTTACTGAAATACacttgtacagtacagtatatttaaacaaaaacaaaaagaacaaaaaaaaacccatacccCAAAGACTTGTCTGCAGCCATGTTGGCATTGCAAATGTGAATCAGTTCTCCATCGTCTCTCCCGGATAAAGGGTTAGGTTCAAAAGCCATCAAAATCAATTTATATTAAGATGTAAAAGACATTGAAAGCTTGAAATACAATAACTTTTTAGATCCAATAGACGTCAGTAATGAGTAATATCGCCCTTATTAGCTTCAGCTACCCTGGATTAATTAGAGCAATGGAAACACATACCACGTGGGCAACCAGGAACTCAAAAGCTCCTGGGCTGATTGGTTGAAAAGCCCCTAACGGGATTCTCTCATCACCGGGAACCTTTCAACAACTATCAGAGGATGCAGTAACCTTTCAATTGAATTTAAGTATTATATTGATGATAGGTTATAGTGTAATATGCAAAAATCAATTGGATTTTTCATAACTTGACCCCACAAAACTGAGTAAATAATCATAACTAACGAGTACTTACATCGCAAAGTAAAGAATTGTTGTGAGGCTTCCAGCCCACTCGTTTCACTTTGATCTCCCACAAGTGTCGTCTTTCTGGATTTCTTGGGAAACGATGCATGCGGACGCCTTGTTTGAAACGAGTTGAACAGCCTACAGCCACACAGCAAACCATATTGCCCAACAAGAAAGCTACTTAAAAACGTCATAAATTAAACGTGGACTCGAAACTGGCTAACAACATGGCATCCATGGATCACGTGACATTGTTTTAACCAATCACAGAGCAGTATGATGAGTTCAGCGAGTGTCCAGACATTTTCATTCTCCTGCTCTGACGTCGTGAAGGTAAACAGCTACCCTTAGTGGCTGCTATGTGTAACTACATCGTGGTCCCAccgacctaaaaaaaaaaaaaaaaaagactggatagcccATACATATCTGGcggtcgattggttgaagccagttggccgccatatTGATACTCCTGAAACGTGTGGAAGACACGATTTACAGGTTGGATAATGGCGAGGTTTTTCTCAATCAAATTTGGCATGTTGAATtgaaactggtcgtgtgagcttgacattttttcagttctggtaacatgaaggatttttaattcgacttggtaagccaaaaaaaggctaagtgcaaaggaaagacatataacatcATGACTGTCAAGAAACGTTTCATATTACTCTGGACCCGATTTCCGTGGCATattaatttttcccaaaatatgctgtgaagaaCCATGTGAAATAAAAGCATTCCATCCAAGAGTGCGGACCAAATTTTCCATCCAAGAGTGCGGACCAAATTTCTGACAGATATATATTGATTAAGCCAGGGAGGCCCCAGGAACTGAATAAGGTAGACCAGATTTATGGAAttcacccccccgcccccaattgTATGTCCACACTGTTTCAGTACTTCAATATTCTGCttaatttatataattttattCACTCGCTATAAACTGGATATGGAACTCGGAAACTGATACTGAGAGATACCCAATGAGCCAGGCCTTGGTAAGTCATTCATGGACTTGGTGCTCATGGGTCTGCTATCAGTCTATTTGCTGGAAATCACCATGTAAAGCAGTTTACTGGTTTCTGGAAAAATTAATGTCTTGATGTGGAAGAGTTGTCAGTAGATGAACAAATGTGAGTGATTTACCACTTGTACGCTACTGTCTTCATCATAGGAGCCAAATAAACTATCGACAGCAAATAAACGTGATCAAATAATCAAATCGTAGCAGCTCTATATGTCTTACCTTTTTTGTTAGGTGGTCTGGAAACTGAAATAATGTGGGTACTACATTCTTTCGTAGGCGCGTCGTCTGGCCAGTGCGGTCAAAAGCACTTTCCTCAAAGTGATCCGAGCACAATACTGCTGTTGCCGAGGGTGTGTACTTGCTTCTTTTCATGTTTGCAATCCATTTAATCTTCAAGTGCTTACTTTGAGGGAATCTATcatgaaaatgtatatatatattaatcacAAAATACAGTGGACTAATTCATCTGTACCAGCTGAACACTCAGACAGCatgtccactgatgaagtttgggaaaatatttacattgcttttttgcgaaaaaccgtcggtctataaaggtgaagcagagattGAACagtggacaacaacaaaactttgttcaagtgaaagAAGCGcatcataaaatacaaaaccctttaaaaaaactttcacaggataaagtaaatctttctaatttacctgtggaatgttttcccacagccacgaaactggcgattaacacaGTTaatcgctgcacaggtcggcatggttgttttgggagcatcaagatggcggatatctgcttCCGGCGACTTCAGCGCcggtggccaatgagctatccaggcattttttttagatcagtagTAAATGCATCGTGGTCAAAATGCGATACTTCAACGAGGTCTCGTTGAATCCCGCGAGAGTTGTGACAGCATATAACTATCATCGCGTGAGGAAGTTGGTCTCTTTCAATCGGATAGGAGACATCATGGTTGGTGTTTTCGTATGCATGCTGTCAAAATAGCAATCCGTCCGTTATCTTTGCAATCTTAGACTTTGGGCTCTTCCAGTGTTTACGACACGGGGCTTTGACTTAAAATATTTAtgttaaatttagatttttgcaGCCGAATGAGAAGAAAGACTTGCAGTCTTGTGCGAAAAACAAATCGTCGTTTCCTACAATGGCTGTTTATACCAGATCGATTTGATAAGATTAAAACGTAGATTATTAATGTGAATATCAAAGTATTTATTGACTTTTCTGATTTAGTTTTGAGAAGTCGAAGTGACGTATCCATACGAACGTCGTGGTTCCCTCATGGCTTGTTAGCTGCAACTGCTCatggctaacttttttttttttttttttatcccgtaGTCCCACCGCAAGTTTTCGGCTCCGCGCCACGGCTCCTTGGGCTTTTTGCCCCGCAAGAGGAGTCGCCGTCACCGGGGTAAGGCCAAGAGCTTCCCCAAGGACGACTCGAGCAAGCCCGTTCACTTGACCGCCTTCCTGGGCTACAAGGCCGGAATGACTCACATCGTCCGCGAGGTGGACAGGCCTGGTTCAAGTGAGTTGTGTAACTAGTCCATTTTAAAATACGTTTTTAAAACCAATGATGAGACCCTCGACGGGCGGACAGAATGGGCTTGAATGAAGTCCCTTGCTGAACGTCGAATTCTGAGCATTCCCCGATTTAAATCGACCATTTCAAAGTGTTTCAGTCACGAAAGCTTAAATTTTGTGCATTCCTTTGCAGAGGTGAACAAGAAGGAGGTGGTGGAGGCAGTCACAATCTTGGAGACTCCTCCCATGATTGTGGTTGGTGTGGTGGGCTACGTGAGCACCCCGCGTGGCCTTCGCTCATTCAAGACTGTCTTTGCTGAGCACATTAGTGATGAGTGCAAAAGGCGGTTCTACAAGAACTGGTGAGAGACTATGCCGCagttttagatcagtggttctcAATTGTTGATACCACGGGACACGTTTTTCTGTTGTTGCCAACCCATTCCAATTTTAGATTTGAATATATAAAGCGGAGTCTGTACAAAGCACATTAAGAATGGAGAATGAACTTATTTGAGCGTAGTCCAGTCTGAAAATGCTCTGTCTGTATGGACGATGCTGATGCTTCAGCTCATGAAGCACTTACTTGGTAAAAGGAATCGTAAATATACACGTGCACATGGTTATGAATTTTTCGGTGAGCGTTTCTGCTGTCTAGTAAACTAAGATGCTGAATCTCATCTTAAAGTAATCTGTTAAACTTTAGATGCTGGTATGCATTGTAACAATGCAATAGTGGTAAGGGATAGTTGCAGCgaagtttgctttttttccgcCAGCTTGTGGCTGTAATTTTGGTAACTCACTcacacttttcattttgttggagTTAcagtgaaggctaaacaaaaaTCAAAGGCGCCGACATTACCTGCATgcaatatatttatgtattgcaGTAAACTTGTAAAAAGGCACACAAGGATTAAATACAATGTGATGAAGAGCTAAGTGCTAACTTACTGCATATTCTGAATTTGCCCAGCAAACTTGTCCTGACCCACgatttgagaaccactgcctGAGTGCTCAATGCAGATGTTAGGAACCCAGTGGAGATTTTTCTTCACTGAGCGAGTCTAACAGTTACGGTGGCCTCTGGTGGCAGCTCCGCTCAGGTGCCCGGTGCCCTGATGAGCTCCGGGCTCCTCTGGCCGGTGGAAAGTTCTGCTTAGAAGCCGTCGCCATGAGCCGAAATCTTGTTGGCTGGTGCTGCCCCTCCACGATCAGGGCGGCCAGTCCGGTGCTGTGTTCTTCCGCTGACCCTCTGTGGTCATGAAGGGCCTGTCGCCAACCTCGTTGTGCCCGCTACCTCACAGGTACAAGTCTAAGAAGAAGGCGTTCACCAAGTACAGCAAAAAGTGGCAGGACGAGGAGGGCAAGAAACAGCTGGAGAAGGACTTTGCCGCCATGAAGAAGTACTGCCAGATCATTCGCATCATTGCTCACACGCAGGTGAGTTTAGAAAAATGTTGAATCTTTTGCCTCATTGCTTTTACAGACACTGGCCTACTTACAAAAAATGCTATATTTAAACCAGACGAACCATTTTAGATTGCAAGTAGGCTAGTGTCAATGCTGTCACTGACGAGACCATGGAACTCCTGCGTCAGGCATGGCGCCTGACTATTCCAGTGAGGATACATTCCAGCTGCCTTCCTTCTGAGACTTGCCCTCCTCAGAGCAGCTGCCACACTCCTTCAAATTATCTTCATTGCTCATGAAATTCTTTTGTTTGCTGGCAGATGCGTCTGTTGCCCCTGAAGCAGAAAAAGTCTCACCTGATGGAGGTGCAGCTGAATGGAGGCTCCATCTCCGACAAGGTGGATTGGGCCCGTGAGAAGCTGGAGCAGGCTGTGCCGGTTGCCAATGTCTTTACCCAGGATGAGATGATTGACGTCATCGGGGTCACCAAGGGACACGGGTACAAAGGTGCCAAGATTTGTTCCATACTTCTACTTAAGCACCTAAGGGTGGTCATTTTAAAAGTTGGTCAAATTGTCTTTGATTAGCTTGAAAGGGATACCAGACTTTATTGGCACTGTGAACAGAAGGGGTTGGGGGGCTCAATGATCAGATTTGAAGCACTGAGGAAAATTGCAGATTTATTCAGAAGTGTAACTTGAGGGTGGGGGGCATGCTTTGAATAGTTACAAGAAGTGCTGAttgctaggtttttttttttttttttttttttgcattagttATATCAGATGAACTGAAATGTGGTCTTTTTCCCCTGTGATTTGAGTTGGTTAAAAAGTAGCCCATTGTTTGATCAGACCCTATGATTTATGCCCGGTGGACTTTGTGGTGCAGTTTTGATAAATGGTTGTTCATCTATGCATAGGTGTAACCAGCCGTTGGCACACCAAGAAGCTGCCCCGCAAGACCCATCGTGGACTGCGCAAGGTGGCCTGCATCGGTGCCTGGCATCCCGCCCGCGTGGCCTTCTCTGTGGCCCGTGCTGGTCAGAAAGGGTACCACCACCGTACAGAGATTAACAAGAAGGTACCCCCGCTTCTGTTTTCTGGTTTTTGAATGGCTACACAAACGTAACGGTGTTCTTTTTAAAGATCTACAAGATTGGTCAGGGTTACCATCAGAAGGACGGAAAGCTGGTGAAGAACAATGCGTCCACAGAGTATGATCTTTCCAACAAGAGCATCAACCCTCTGGTCAGTATTTATGGCGCTGGCGCCAATCTCAGTAATGTCACAAATATCATGTAATTGTATTCTTAACTCCAATAGGGTGGCTTTGTCCACTACGGAGAAGTCACTAATGACTTTGTCATGGTCAAAGGATGTGTGGTTGGAACCAAGAAGAGAGTTCTTACCCTCCGCAAGGTGAGGACAAATCAGGAATTATATGAATCATAAAGTTTGGGATATTCGGTGTTGAGGTGAAATTTAAGCTTGAGCCTAAAATGTACTACAACGAACCTACATTTTTGCAATGGAAAGTCTTGAAGAATGTGAACTGTTTACCATAAATGGTCATTCCATTTAATCTGACATctaataattggaaaaaatattgaCCAAATTGGTGAATAGATGTGGACACATCTTTGGCTAAATAATGAAGTAAATTTGTTTTGCAGTCCCTGCTGGTGCAGACAAATCGTCGCGCTTTGGAGAAGATCGACCTGAAATTCATCGACACAACCTCCAAGTTCGGTCATGGTCGTTTCCAGACGGCGGAGGAGAAGAAGGCCTTCATGGTGAGATGGTGGCCCCCACCCTTGCTTACGTGCACTGTTCGTAACCTGGTTCACTTTTCATTGTGAACTCTGGTTCCATTCCAGTGCTATATTGAGCTCCAGTGAGGCAGGGGAGTAGTGCCCCTTTTGTGCTCACTCCCTGTTCACTCTCTGGAAACATGAGTGCTCACACACTCATTCACATAGTTCAGTATTTACATTTGTCAACATTGTATTTCTTTTGTCTACAGGGACCCCTCAAGAAGGACCGCCTCATCAAGGAAGAGACTGCCTGAAGTCTGTCAGCTCTGTTCTCACTGTCtgcaaaattattaaaataaagtcCAAAGGCTCAATTTGTGAAATTGACTCCAATTAATTCAGGGATGAGAGTTCTCCATAGTGtcgcagaatttttttttttttaatttttttttccccccatctgaAATTGTCGTTTTTGTGAAACGTGAAAATTGGGCGGCAGGGGGGTACAGCTTGATGCGAGGCTGCAATCAATCGATTGTTTGCCAGTATGGAGAGAGTCTTGGAGTGAAAAGATAAAGATCATGCCAGGGAAGTTGATGATAACCACTGGGATAAAAAAAGTTTCAGATGGGCTTGGCTTGAAACAAGTGTAACTGTACAGATAGGGACAAAAACTatcatgtctaaccgaacatgtacaaaaagtggacgttcccagcGAAGTGCTGTGCAATCTTTGTCctgatagcaaaaaaaaaaatgtccaggagcatatccaaaccaggagaCAAAGGTAAATTGGATGTTAATGTCTCAAATATTATTTAAtggacaactgttaatacgattaggcctatctgtagcactggccctgtagatcacttATTTTATTGCTCACTTATATTTCATGATATCATTTTtgagcctatttgatataaatttgtctacatttttatgtctgaagtttggcaaaaatattttggttttttgGATTCAtactttaatttttcaaaatagggGTTGCGTATGGAAGGCCAGCCACTgttaaaactgccaaacaaatgtgttcatctaagatgccatgctgtggtgacccttaacgggacaagccgaaaggaaaagactgattgccctgtatttacattgTTAGAAGTAAGCAGAGCTCACCATTTAACTGTTTTATTAAAAGTTTCATGCCCAAAAGGGGGTGCACCCACCTTTGAATAACACCCCCGGTGAAGGAGGCGGTGAAACATCCTGGACTGGCAGCCAGTTTCAGCATAAAATATGGGATTTAATTTATTTCTgatcaaagaaaaatggattcaCTCAGCCATAACAGAAGTATTATCTTCAGAAAGTTTTTGCACACTCGTGCCCA contains these protein-coding regions:
- the LOC133514048 gene encoding uncharacterized protein LOC133514048 isoform X1 → MAFEPNPLSGRDDGELIHICNANMAADKSLGKLECPSIHPFSEPLILTRVAGVLEPTPPVIGQEAGYTLNWLPASRKAHGDRQQLHSQSHKHFDHTQRELNHPEKPLKWNAVPNIFAHTKKVAARRPRKQRVEPDPPKFWNELDHPYAQKYNCGCGAAELSVSDNNMADIIKAEVAAQDVVNPVPAVPAPPTITIVPLNPDDQIRKLQAQNLILQRKLRYEQRLRRSIANERSVMQEKMMMVFNNNQLENMSKKSSCSFKWSMDTYRKALKLRNACGKTGYDELLRQGYPLPSLRSLRRKDVVSMESQIQEETLKTSSTNDNERDCSVALDETAIVSDCQNDKSSCSFREDATPGSSATLTQTVVLVAS
- the LOC133514048 gene encoding uncharacterized protein LOC133514048 isoform X2, coding for MPTCAAINCVNRQFRGCGKTFHRFPQSKHLKIKWIANMKRSKYTPSATAVLCSDHFEESAFDRTGQTTRLRKNVVPTLFQFPDHLTKKKHFDHTQRELNHPEKPLKWNAVPNIFAHTKKVAARRPRKQRVEPDPPKFWNELDHPYAQKYNCGCGAAELSVSDNNMADIIKAEVAAQDVVNPVPAVPAPPTITIVPLNPDDQIRKLQAQNLILQRKLRYEQRLRRSIANERSVMQEKMMMVFNNNQLENMSKKSSCSFKWSMDTYRKALKLRNACGKTGYDELLRQGYPLPSLRSLRRKDVVSMESQIQEETLKTSSTNDNERDCSVALDETAIVSDCQNDKSSCSFREDATPGSSATLTQTVVLVAS
- the LOC133514048 gene encoding uncharacterized protein LOC133514048 isoform X3 produces the protein MVCCVAVGCSTRFKQGVRMHRFPRNPERRHLWEIKVKRVGWKPHNNSLLCDKHFDHTQRELNHPEKPLKWNAVPNIFAHTKKVAARRPRKQRVEPDPPKFWNELDHPYAQKYNCGCGAAELSVSDNNMADIIKAEVAAQDVVNPVPAVPAPPTITIVPLNPDDQIRKLQAQNLILQRKLRYEQRLRRSIANERSVMQEKMMMVFNNNQLENMSKKSSCSFKWSMDTYRKALKLRNACGKTGYDELLRQGYPLPSLRSLRRKDVVSMESQIQEETLKTSSTNDNERDCSVALDETAIVSDCQNDKSSCSFREDATPGSSATLTQTVVLVAS
- the rpl3 gene encoding 60S ribosomal protein L3, whose product is MRYFNEVSLNPARVVTAYNYHRVRKLVSFNRIGDIMSHRKFSAPRHGSLGFLPRKRSRRHRGKAKSFPKDDSSKPVHLTAFLGYKAGMTHIVREVDRPGSKVNKKEVVEAVTILETPPMIVVGVVGYVSTPRGLRSFKTVFAEHISDECKRRFYKNWYKSKKKAFTKYSKKWQDEEGKKQLEKDFAAMKKYCQIIRIIAHTQMRLLPLKQKKSHLMEVQLNGGSISDKVDWAREKLEQAVPVANVFTQDEMIDVIGVTKGHGYKGVTSRWHTKKLPRKTHRGLRKVACIGAWHPARVAFSVARAGQKGYHHRTEINKKIYKIGQGYHQKDGKLVKNNASTEYDLSNKSINPLGGFVHYGEVTNDFVMVKGCVVGTKKRVLTLRKSLLVQTNRRALEKIDLKFIDTTSKFGHGRFQTAEEKKAFMGPLKKDRLIKEETA